Genomic DNA from Alistipes indistinctus YIT 12060:
TCGTCGATACCCGCAAACTGAGCCCCGGCAAGCCTTACAGCGTTCTGGTCGAAGGCCGGGAAGTGCTCGCCGCCTGCGGCGAGACTGCTCCGGTAGTCGCGTCGTGGGCCTATTTGCAGGGGCCGGACGCGTCCTATTCGGTGGGTTACTACTTCCCCGACAAAGCTCCGGTGAAACTGTTGCGCGAGACCCGCAAAGGCCGTTCGATCGAGGTGACCAAGTACGGCGACGAGGCCGAACGCGTGCGCGACTACGTGAGCGTGTGGTTCGACCACGGTAAGAACCCGAAGAATGCGACTTATTGCTATGTGCTGCTGCCCGGCGCGACGGCCGAACAGACCCGTGCGTATGCCGAGAAGAACAGTGTGACCGTGCTGGCCAACACCCCGCAAGCCCAGGCAGCGACGATTCCCGGGGTGGGCGTGACCGGCGTGAACTTCTGGGAGGCGGGCCAGGTGCCTGCGCTCCAGGGTGATGCCGGACAGGGTACGATCTCTTCGAGCGCCCCCGCTTCGGTGATCGTCCGCAGCAAAGGCGGCGAACTGGAGGTAGGCGTGAGCGACCCGACGCAGTTGCAGAAAGAGCCCGTTACGGTCGGCTTGCCGATGTCGGTGAGCGCCGTGAGCGTCGGGAATCCCGATGTTGAGGTCGTGTCGATGAGCCCGCTGACCCTCAAGGTGAAGGTCGACGGCGGCATGGGCCGGACCCGCGTCGTGAAGTTCAAACAGTAACGGAGGTTGCCGGGCGCCCGGGAGGAGTTCCTGCGCGCCCGTGCGCTTCCGCAGCCCGGCAGCGGGCCGGTTTGTTGGCCTGCCGTTTGCATCTGAGCGCGGAATTGCATACCTTTGTTAAGTTGGCTTGTTTCCCCGGATCAGGCGCGAAGTTCCGGCCCGGTGCGGTGAAGGTACGCATAACCCGATGAGGGGGAGTGGCCCATGTTCGGGGACAGCTACCTGCCACATAGTGAGTAAAAGCAATCACATATCAAAACGATAACTGTATGAAAAAGACCATGAAATCGACCCTGAGGCTGGCAGCGCTGGCCCTGGTGGCCGCTTACGGCATTTCGTGCTGCGGCGGCGCGAAAAAAGCCTGCAACACCGCTTGCGGTGCGGATTGTGCCTGCGGCGACAGCTGCGCTTGCACGGCCGCGTGCGCCGTGGACAGCGCCAAACTGGCCCTGCAGGTGTATGATCCGAATCAACCCCTTAATCTTCAGGACATGAACCTGTTTTTGGAATACGACAAGACCGACACGATCAAGGTGAGCGAAACCGTCACCCGGAAGTTCATCTACCTGAACGACCTGATGACCGTGATCGTCGATTTCGACAACGGCCCGATGGCGCAGCCCGATCCTCCCCATTCGCATCCTGCCGAGCAGATCAGCTACGTGGCGATCGGCGAGTGCGACGTCTACATCGGCGACCGTCCGGTACAGCACCTCAAGACCGGCGATATTTTCGCCGTGCCGAGCAATGTGCCGCACACTGTGAAGTCGACGACCAAGCAATTGCGCCTGGTGGACAGCTTTACCCCGATCCGCGCGGATTTTATCAGGAAATAACCCCCGATTACGGCGAGTGTGGCGGGGCTCCGCTTCGGCAGGAGCCCCGCCGGTTCGCTTGAAGCATCCGGACCCGCGGCCCATCCGGCACAGGGAGGCCCTGTGCCGGAAAATTTACCGTGACCCCTTTCCCGGATCAATCCGGTTATCGCCGGAGCGGGCACTATTCGACACCACCACAAAAAAGACCAGAAGTGAAAACCAATTTCAGCCTGCGTTACGCGTCGAACCCGCGTGATGCGAAAAATTACGATACGGCACGCCTGCGCGAGGAGTTCCTCGTCGAGCGGCTGATGGCTCCCGATGAGATCAACCTCACCTATTCGATGTACGACCGCCTGATCGTGGGCGGTGCGATGCCGGTGGACGAGGCGCTCAGGCTCGAGCCGGTGGACATCTTGCGGGCCGACTACTTTACCGAGCGCCGCGAGGTGGGAATCATCAACGTCGGGGGCGCTGGAACCGTCACCGTCGAAGGAGAGACCTACGCGATCGGTTTCAAGGAGGCCCTCTACATCGGCCGCGGCAACCGGGAGGTGGTCTTCCGCAGCGACGACAAAGCGGCTCCCGCGAAATTCTACTTCAACTCGGCCCCGGCGCATACCGCCTACCCGACTACGAAAGTGACGCGTGAAAAGGCCGTTATCCTCGAACTCGGCTCGCTCGAGGAGAGCAACCACCGTGTGATTAACCGGATGATCGTGCAGGAGGTACTGCCCACCTGCCAGCTGCAGATGGGGATGACCGAACTGAAGCCGGGCAGCGTCTGGAATACGATGCCGCCCCATACCCACGACCGCCGCATGGAGGCTTATTTCTATTTCGACCTGCCCGAGACGCAGGCCGTCTGCCACTTCATGGGGCAAACCGACGAGACGCGCCACATCTGGATGAAAAAAGACCAGGCCGTGATTTCGCCGTCGTGGTCGATCCACTCGGCCTGCGCGACGATGAACTACACGTTCATCTGGGGTATGGCGGGCGAGAACCTCAATTACAACGACATGGACGGCGCGGCCGCCACGGACCTCCGTTAACGGGGTCCGGTCCGGCGGGATGCCTCCGGCCGGAGTCCTTTACGGGCGACTGCAGCGGGAAGGACGGCCTCAATCCGGCTGATGTCCCTGTTGCGGAGTCCGGACACAGGAGTCTCCCGCAGTTCTTTCGCAATGAAACGATAAGCAAGTACCAATAAATTTAATGTTATAACTGTTATGGAAAAAGTAAATGCAATGTTCTCGCTGGAGGGCAAGGTAGCCCTCGTAACGGGCGCCTCTTACGGCATCGGATTCGCACTGGCAACGGCTTTTGCCCGCGCAGGCGCGAAAATCGCGTTCAACGACATCAAACAGGAGCTCGTGGACAAAGGGCTCGCTGCATACAAGGAGGAAGGTATCGACGCCAAAGGCTACGTCTGCGACGTGACCAACGAGGAGCAGGTGAATGAGCTGGTGGCCAAGATCGAGAAGGAACTGGGTTCGGTGGATATCCTGGTGAACAACGCCGGTATCATCAAGCGCATCCCGATGGTGGATATGAGCGCCGCTGAATTCCGCCAGGTGATCGACGTCGACCTGAATGCTCCGTTCATCGTATCGAAAGCCGTGATCCCCGGTATGATCAAGAAGGGCGCGGGCAAGATCATCAACATCTGCTCGATGATGAGCGAACTGGGCCGCGAAACCGTTTCGGCCTATGCTGCGGCCAAAGGCGGCCTGAAGATGCTGACCCGCAACATCGCGTCGGAGTACGGCGAGTACAACATCCAGTGCAACGGCATCGGCCCGGGTTACATCGCTACCCCGCAGACCGCGCCGCTGCGCGAACGCCAGGCGGACGGCTCGCGCCATCCGTTCGATTCGTTCATCATCGCGAAGACTCCGGCCGCACGCTGGGGTACCCCCGAAGACCTGATGGGCCCGGCGCTGTTCCTCGCCAGCAAGGCTTCGGACTTCGTGAACGGCCATGTGCTGTATGTGGACGGCGGTATCCTCGCCTACATCGGCAAGCAGCCCAAATAATTCGTCGCCCGGCGGTTGCGGTGCCGTGAGGATTCGGTGCGCCGCAGTTGCGGGTAACTAAAAACAGATCGCGATACGGGTGCGGCGGTGGAGACTGTCGCACCCGGATCGATTGATAAAAACAACCGATACAGAGATGAAAAGTCTGATCATTGTATTGGCCGCGCTGCTGGCGGCCTGTACGGGCGGGCGGCAGGCGACCGTCACCGTCGAGAACGACCTGGCCGTTTCCCGTGAGAACGAAACCGTCGAACTGTCGTGGAAGACGCTCAATACGAAAATCGCGGAGCTGACGGCTGAGAATGTGATCGTCACCAACGCCAAGGGCGAGCAGATTCCTTCGCAGGTGATCTATGCGGGCGAAGCGGCGCCGCAGGCGCTGATCTTCCAGGCCAGCGTCGATGCCGAAGGATCGAGTGTCTATACCGTGACCAAGGGCGTGCGCGGCGAGTTCAAGTCCCGTGCCTACGGCCGTTTCGTACCCGAGCGCATGGACGACTACGCATGGGAGAACAACCTCGCGGCGTTCCGGCTCTACGGTCCCGCGCTGGAGAAGATCATGGTCAGCAACGGTATCGACTACTGGGCCAAATCGACTCCGAACCTGGTGATCGACGACTGGTACAAGAAAGACCTCGGCGGCGAGGGCAGCTACCACCTCGACACGGGCGAGGGCTGCGACTGCTACAACGTGGGCCAGACCCTCGGGATGGGCGCTTCGGCTCCGTATGCGGGCGGCAAATTGTGGTACAGCCGCAACTTCAGAGAGGCCGAGACGCTTGACAACGGGCCGATCCGCACTACGGCGAAAATCACATACGCCCCGTTCGACGTGGACGGTCGGCAGGTGTCGCTGGTGAAGATCATTTCGCTGGATGCGAATACGCACTTCAACCGGATTGCCGATATCTATTCGGGCGGTCCGGATACGCTCTCCATTGCTGCGGGGATCGTGATCCATGCAGGAGCCGAACTGTTTCCCGGAGAGTCTTACTACGCGCTCTATGAACCGGCTTCCGATTCGCACAGCGGCAATGACGGCCCGTTGGGAGGTTCCGTGGTGATGCCCGGCGGCAAGCCCGAACGTATCGGCGATATTGCCGCCTGCGTCGGGACGGCCCGCAGCGGACAGCCGCTCATGTACTACATGGGTGCCGGCACGAGCAAGCAGGATATTTCGGCCGAGCAGTGGGTGCTGATGACTACCCGGGAGCAGATGCTGTTGCAGCATCCGCTGAAAGTGACCCTCTCCGGCGAATAGTCTTCCCGGATGTGCAGGCCTTCGGACGATAAAGTCGCTCCGGTCGGCACGATTGGACGGGTCGGTCGATCCGAAGGGCATAGCCGATCCCGTTCGAAGGAAACAATCGGATAAAAGGACATGCAAAAAGGACGCGTTGAGCGTCCTTTTTTTGTTGCGGGAGGGGTACGATTTTTACGATCCGTTGCCGGTTCTGTGAACCGTTACTGTTGCTGCGATTCGTCGAACGGACGGATCAGCGTGTAGTATTTGGCCAGCATCTGGTCTACTTCCCAGAACGGGGGATAGCCTTGTACGAGGTAGTCGAGGTATTGCGAAGCGGCTTTTTCGATGCGTTGCGGCAATGCAGTGCGTGCTTCGGCGGGAATGACCACGCGGAAAGCCGTTCCGGCAGGTTCGATCCCCAGGCCCGGACACAGCGGGGCGAGTTGCCCGAGCGCCGCCAGCAACGACTGAGCGAAGCGGGTCGAATCGGTGCCCGGCGCCGGTACGATGTACAGTTGGGGAAGTGCGCCGCCTCGTTCCACGAGCGTCAGGGTCGCTTTCTCCCCTTGCAGCGCCAGTTTCCGGTAGGGAGCCGGAAGCGCCTGCGGGATGCCGGTCGTCCCGACTGTCATTCCTGCCGTCGTCCCGGCATCTGCGTGCGATGCCGCCTTATCCTCCGGAGCGGTGGCGGCAGTTGCCGGGGATTCGCGTTGGGCCGGGGCCGTCCCGCTGCCGGGCAGGTAGTGGCGAATGCTCACGCCCGTGTGCACCCCGTTGAGAACGTAGCGTAACTCCCCGTTGCCGGGCAGTCGCAGCGTGTCGCCGGAGCGGTAGGGTTGTAATGCGGGCGGAAGGGCGGCCGAACCGCTGGCGCGGAGGTATTCGCGTTCGGGAACTGCAGCGGGGTATTGCCGGGCCGAGGTGAACTGGATCTGGCGGTTGTATTTGATCCGTTCCCGGCCGAAGACGGCCAGTTGGATCAGGTCGATGCGCGGTGCGGCGGCGAGCAAGAAGGCGTTTTGCAGTCCGAGGCTGTCGGCGGGGTAGCTCCAGTCGTCGTAATCGGCCGGGGCGGTTTCGAAAGCGGAATTATCCCGGCTTTCACCTTTCGCATTAGCCGTTTTGTCGTTTGCGGGCGACCCGGTTATCCCGGGACGTAAGGCCGTGGAACTTCCCGTACCCTCCATGCGCGCGGTGAAAAGCGGCAGGACGCTTTCCGATACGATGGCCGGGGCTTCGGGCGAACCGCAAAGCTGGATGCCGAAGAAGTCGGCGTTGCGGGCGAGGGCCTGTTGCAGCAGGGCTGCGATCTCGTATCGTTCGGGCATCAGTTCGTAGAGCACCAGTCCTTTTTCGTCCGCGAGGCCCAGCGAGCGTTCCAGTTCGCGGAACTCCGGCGTGCCGGAGGCCAGCGGTGCGGTCGAGAGCACGTTCAGGCCTGCGCCGATGCAGGCGGCCGAATAACCTGCCGCCGTTGCGGTGCGTCCCGAAAGCAGCGCGACGTTGCCGGGCTTTTCTCCGAGCATCCGCGCGAGGAAATCCCCCTCGTTGCTGACCACTTCGTTCCACGAGGTGGCCGAGTCGGGGCGGCTGTTGAAGGCGTTGATCCGTGCGAGGTAACTTTGCAGTCCTTCGCCCTCGGGGGCGAAGACGTGTACGGTACGGTTGATCTGCGGGTTCATGCGGGATTGTACCTGAGCGAGCTGTTCGTCGGCAGGGTGCAGCACGATCAGTTCCGCTTCGCCCCGCGCTCCGGTGAAGGCGCTCCGGTTCGGCGTGCCGCAGCCGCAAAACAGGGTTGTGCATGCCAAAAGGATAATGGATCTTTTCATATCGATGGGATTAATGAACGGCCGTGTGATGGCGGTTGGACGGCCGGACATCTGGTTACGGCGGGTTGTGTGTGGATTGTGTGCCGGTTGCGGTTCAACGGTGCGGGCCCGGGCGGATGTCGGCGGCGGCGCCCGCTACGGGACTTCCCGACAGTCCGCCTGTGATGACGGTTAGCCCGAAGATACCTTTCGTTAGCATCAGTTTTTTGGTTCCTCCCTGTCGGGTCCGGTTGTAGACCGCCTGCGATACGGGAACGGTTTTTTCCTGTCCGTTTGCGAAAGCCAGACGCAGGAAATACGACCGTCTTACGCCATTGGCAACGTATCTGTATTTGCCGGCCCGGCGGGTCATTTGCCGCTCTTTGGTGTGTTTCGACACGACCGATGCCTGCTCCCGGCGGGTAGCTTCCGGGCCAGAGGGCAGGTAATAGTTGCCGTCGAGGACAAAGGCCGTGCAGAAAGTCGTTACGAGGAACAAATGACAGGCTGTGCGGAGAATGCCGTTGTCCGGAACGACCAGCCATTTCCAGCTGTTCCGCAGCGGCAGCGTAACGATTGCGACCGACAAAGCCGCAGCCAGCAAAATCCATCCGTTGACGACCGTCTTTTCGTAAATGCAGTAGGCTTGTACGGCTACGGTTACGGCGACCACCAGGTAGCACAGCCGCAGGAAGTGGCGAAGTTTCCCTTTTGTTAAGTCGGCGTTGTTCGTCTGTGGTGCTGTCATGCCTGTCGTTTTCGTAGTCCGCGCCTCGCTTTTTTAAAGCGTGGGTTGTTCCGAGGCGGTTTCGTTCGTACGGTTCCGGTGCTTTCCTGTTCCTTCTCTTCCTGTGCGATGTATGGTAGCCCGATCGTGCGGCTTATCTCTGCAACAGCTCGTCCGGGGCGAATTCGACCGGAGCGAACTCCGTGTGGCCGTCCAGCGAGAAGCGGATGTAGGTGATCGGTACGCCCTGGGCGAGGAATCGCTTTTCATAAGTGGTCTTGATCGACAGCAGGTCGTCCGCAAATCCGGTGCCGTAAATGTCGGTGTTGCAAGCCTCTATGGGTAAGGCGTTGCCTTCGGCCACCGTACGCGTGTAGTCGTGCAGGTGCCGGCAGTCGCTTTTGAGGTGGATCGGTCCGCCCGGGCGCAGGAAGCGGGCGTAGCGGGTAAGGAATTCCGGTGCGGTGAGGCGTTTCTTCACACGCCCCTTGCGCAGCTGCGGGTCGGGGAACGTGATCCAGATTTCGTCCACTTCGCCCGGTGCGAAACAGGAGTCGATGAACTCGATGCGCGTGCGCAGGAAGCCCGCGTTGCGCATCTCCTGTTCGGTCGCGGTTTTTGCGCCGCGCCACATCCGAGCGCCCTTGATGTCTACGCCGATGAAGTTTTTGTCGGGGTAGCGTTCGGCCAGCGAAACGGTGTATTCGCCGCGCCCGCAGCCCAGTTCGAGTACGACCGGGTTCGGATTGCCGAAAAAGTCTTCGCGCCAACGGCCTTTGAGCCTGAAATCGGTGCGGAATACCTCTTCGAATTCGGGCTGTACCATGCAGCGGAAAGTGAGGTTCTCGGCGAAACGCCTCAGTTTGTCTTTTCCTCGGGCCATATATCGGTTCGGATTGAAATCGGGTTGTGTTCAGGTATTGGTTGTTAGTGTGTTTGCTGTTCGTATAGCGGCGCTTGCGGGTGCGTGCGGGTCCGGCTGTTTCTGCGGCGCTACGGTTTTTCCGCTTTGCGGTTCGGGCCGCAACGGCGTGTGCCGGGAAAGCGCGCGTTGCCGGTTTCAGGCCGGGGCGGGGTTACGGGCCGGGATGCGGTTTTACCGGATGTCGATGCCCACGGCGGCCACTCCTTCGATGCTTCCGCCGGGCATTACCGGTGAAAAGGTGAACAGGTAGCGTCCCGGGCGGGCGAACGTCGTGCGCGTGCGCACCAGCTGTTCTCGGTCGAAAAAGAGGCCCGCTTCGGGAACCCCGTCGAACGCCCGGATGCTGACCGTGTCGCGCCACTTGTAACCATCTGGCGTCGTGGTCGTGACGGCGAGCGTGAGCCGGTCGTAGCCGAAATTATTCCGGAGGCGCGCCGTGACATAGAGCGTGCGCTCGGAGAGCGTGTCGCGGTTGTCGTACGCGACCGTCGCCGGGCTCCCCCAGCCGCCGGGGTCGGTCTCCGCGACCCGGATCTCGAGCGGCGAGAGACAGCCGGTCGCTAGGACGGTGCAGCCCGCCGCACAGGCCATCGCCGCCCGGCGAAGGCGGGACGGGTAACGGTTGGCTGCCTGTCCGGTTCGGCGGACGTAAGCTGTGTCTCGGAAAGGGGGTGTGCGCCGGGCCATGGTTCAGTCGCAGGGGTGCGGGTCTTATTCCGCCGGGGAGTTTCCTCCGTTGCGGTCGTTACCGTTGTTGTTGCCACCGTTTGTGCGCGGGCCGTTCCCGGCGTTGTCGCCGCCGTCCGCAGGGGTGCCGTTTCGATTGCCGTTATTGTTCCCGGTATTCGCTGGAACCCGGTTCGGCCTGTTGCCGCCGTTCGGATTAATGTTGTTGTCGTTCGGGTTCGGGCCGTCGGGCCTGCGTCCCCGTCCCCGGCTGCGCC
This window encodes:
- a CDS encoding cupin domain-containing protein, whose protein sequence is MKKTMKSTLRLAALALVAAYGISCCGGAKKACNTACGADCACGDSCACTAACAVDSAKLALQVYDPNQPLNLQDMNLFLEYDKTDTIKVSETVTRKFIYLNDLMTVIVDFDNGPMAQPDPPHSHPAEQISYVAIGECDVYIGDRPVQHLKTGDIFAVPSNVPHTVKSTTKQLRLVDSFTPIRADFIRK
- the kduI gene encoding 5-dehydro-4-deoxy-D-glucuronate isomerase is translated as MKTNFSLRYASNPRDAKNYDTARLREEFLVERLMAPDEINLTYSMYDRLIVGGAMPVDEALRLEPVDILRADYFTERREVGIINVGGAGTVTVEGETYAIGFKEALYIGRGNREVVFRSDDKAAPAKFYFNSAPAHTAYPTTKVTREKAVILELGSLEESNHRVINRMIVQEVLPTCQLQMGMTELKPGSVWNTMPPHTHDRRMEAYFYFDLPETQAVCHFMGQTDETRHIWMKKDQAVISPSWSIHSACATMNYTFIWGMAGENLNYNDMDGAAATDLR
- a CDS encoding gluconate 5-dehydrogenase, translating into MFSLEGKVALVTGASYGIGFALATAFARAGAKIAFNDIKQELVDKGLAAYKEEGIDAKGYVCDVTNEEQVNELVAKIEKELGSVDILVNNAGIIKRIPMVDMSAAEFRQVIDVDLNAPFIVSKAVIPGMIKKGAGKIINICSMMSELGRETVSAYAAAKGGLKMLTRNIASEYGEYNIQCNGIGPGYIATPQTAPLRERQADGSRHPFDSFIIAKTPAARWGTPEDLMGPALFLASKASDFVNGHVLYVDGGILAYIGKQPK
- a CDS encoding DUF4861 family protein; translated protein: MKSLIIVLAALLAACTGGRQATVTVENDLAVSRENETVELSWKTLNTKIAELTAENVIVTNAKGEQIPSQVIYAGEAAPQALIFQASVDAEGSSVYTVTKGVRGEFKSRAYGRFVPERMDDYAWENNLAAFRLYGPALEKIMVSNGIDYWAKSTPNLVIDDWYKKDLGGEGSYHLDTGEGCDCYNVGQTLGMGASAPYAGGKLWYSRNFREAETLDNGPIRTTAKITYAPFDVDGRQVSLVKIISLDANTHFNRIADIYSGGPDTLSIAAGIVIHAGAELFPGESYYALYEPASDSHSGNDGPLGGSVVMPGGKPERIGDIAACVGTARSGQPLMYYMGAGTSKQDISAEQWVLMTTREQMLLQHPLKVTLSGE
- a CDS encoding putative oxidoreductase C-terminal domain-containing protein produces the protein MKRSIILLACTTLFCGCGTPNRSAFTGARGEAELIVLHPADEQLAQVQSRMNPQINRTVHVFAPEGEGLQSYLARINAFNSRPDSATSWNEVVSNEGDFLARMLGEKPGNVALLSGRTATAAGYSAACIGAGLNVLSTAPLASGTPEFRELERSLGLADEKGLVLYELMPERYEIAALLQQALARNADFFGIQLCGSPEAPAIVSESVLPLFTARMEGTGSSTALRPGITGSPANDKTANAKGESRDNSAFETAPADYDDWSYPADSLGLQNAFLLAAAPRIDLIQLAVFGRERIKYNRQIQFTSARQYPAAVPEREYLRASGSAALPPALQPYRSGDTLRLPGNGELRYVLNGVHTGVSIRHYLPGSGTAPAQRESPATAATAPEDKAASHADAGTTAGMTVGTTGIPQALPAPYRKLALQGEKATLTLVERGGALPQLYIVPAPGTDSTRFAQSLLAALGQLAPLCPGLGIEPAGTAFRVVIPAEARTALPQRIEKAASQYLDYLVQGYPPFWEVDQMLAKYYTLIRPFDESQQQ
- the trmB gene encoding tRNA (guanosine(46)-N7)-methyltransferase TrmB — its product is MARGKDKLRRFAENLTFRCMVQPEFEEVFRTDFRLKGRWREDFFGNPNPVVLELGCGRGEYTVSLAERYPDKNFIGVDIKGARMWRGAKTATEQEMRNAGFLRTRIEFIDSCFAPGEVDEIWITFPDPQLRKGRVKKRLTAPEFLTRYARFLRPGGPIHLKSDCRHLHDYTRTVAEGNALPIEACNTDIYGTGFADDLLSIKTTYEKRFLAQGVPITYIRFSLDGHTEFAPVEFAPDELLQR
- a CDS encoding gliding motility lipoprotein GldH, with protein sequence MACAAGCTVLATGCLSPLEIRVAETDPGGWGSPATVAYDNRDTLSERTLYVTARLRNNFGYDRLTLAVTTTTPDGYKWRDTVSIRAFDGVPEAGLFFDREQLVRTRTTFARPGRYLFTFSPVMPGGSIEGVAAVGIDIR